Proteins from a single region of Nocardiopsis dassonvillei subsp. dassonvillei DSM 43111:
- a CDS encoding ABC transporter substrate-binding protein, giving the protein MSRTAHPRRMLAALAGTAALALVSASCAPVREDDPDTLVVSTFAFATEEFTEVVADPFEAETGIRVVLDTGNNAGRLTKLRINAETPDTDVVLISDYYAQIGKDMGLFAPVDPADVPNLDAIQPWAVDPDGYGPAYTFQLLGLLYRTDLVEEAPDSWDDLWAEPEGGYVLPDISVSAGPMFVLAAGEHFGSGPSDPDAGFEAMGRIGADALQFYTGSTELTSLLERGEIAMAPGLDNFAMGSVEAGQPIGFAAPEQGRVMTANTVQVVDGAPNEAGALAFVDFLLRPEIQEGMAEALYDKPVALEADPTPLMERVSGQAASSPSDSGYHQGDLALIAQERSTWLDRFTEEVAR; this is encoded by the coding sequence ATGAGCCGCACCGCACACCCGCGCCGCATGCTCGCCGCGCTCGCCGGGACGGCGGCGCTGGCCCTGGTGAGCGCCTCGTGCGCACCGGTGCGCGAGGACGACCCCGACACGCTGGTGGTGAGCACCTTCGCCTTCGCCACCGAGGAGTTCACCGAGGTGGTGGCCGACCCCTTCGAGGCCGAGACCGGGATCCGGGTGGTCCTGGACACCGGCAACAACGCCGGGCGGCTCACCAAGCTCAGGATCAACGCCGAGACGCCCGACACCGACGTCGTGCTCATCTCCGACTACTACGCCCAGATCGGCAAGGACATGGGGCTGTTCGCCCCCGTCGACCCCGCCGACGTGCCCAACCTCGACGCCATCCAGCCCTGGGCGGTGGACCCGGACGGGTACGGCCCCGCCTACACCTTCCAGCTCCTGGGCCTGCTCTACCGCACCGACCTCGTCGAGGAGGCCCCCGACTCCTGGGACGACCTGTGGGCCGAGCCCGAGGGAGGGTACGTGCTGCCCGACATCTCGGTCTCGGCCGGTCCGATGTTCGTCCTGGCCGCGGGCGAACACTTCGGCTCGGGTCCCTCCGACCCCGACGCCGGCTTCGAGGCGATGGGCCGGATCGGCGCGGACGCGCTCCAGTTCTACACCGGCTCCACCGAGCTCACCAGCCTGCTCGAACGCGGTGAGATCGCCATGGCGCCCGGCCTGGACAACTTCGCCATGGGCTCGGTGGAGGCCGGGCAGCCGATCGGCTTCGCCGCGCCCGAACAGGGCCGGGTGATGACCGCCAACACCGTCCAGGTGGTCGACGGGGCGCCCAACGAGGCCGGTGCACTGGCCTTCGTCGACTTCCTGCTGCGCCCCGAGATCCAGGAGGGGATGGCCGAGGCCCTCTACGACAAGCCCGTGGCGCTGGAGGCCGACCCCACCCCGCTCATGGAGCGGGTGTCGGGACAGGCCGCCTCCTCCCCGTCCGACAGCGGCTACCACCAGGGCGACCTGGCCCTCATCGCGCAGGAGCGCTCCACCTGGCTGGACCGCTTCACCGAGGAGGTGGCGCGGTGA
- a CDS encoding nucleoside hydrolase, translated as MSVPIVIDCDPGVDDALALLLALASPELEVRGVTTVAGNASLADVDRNAAHVLDLAAAPADLPLVSGLAGPISRTARLRDEPMHGAGGLGGLVPASPPRAFGPGHAVDWLAEQALRSPGELTLVAIGPLSNVAALLARHPQAGPALREIVVMGGAAFAQGNITPAAEFNFHADPEAARYVLESGLPVRIVGLDVTRAALYPLREAEELAALPGTAGIAGALLRDYALRYLDRFGVAAVPVHDALAVAAVAHPGLLGWEEGTASVECAGELTRGALVADLRTPGRARHVRVARTVDADGFAARLTEGIASYAAEPNDSARTP; from the coding sequence GTGAGCGTGCCCATCGTGATCGACTGCGACCCCGGCGTCGACGACGCCCTGGCCCTGCTGCTCGCGCTGGCCTCCCCGGAGCTGGAGGTGCGGGGGGTGACCACGGTGGCCGGGAACGCCTCCCTCGCCGACGTGGACCGCAACGCCGCGCACGTGCTGGACCTGGCCGCGGCCCCGGCCGACCTGCCGCTGGTGTCGGGGCTGGCCGGGCCGATCTCGCGGACCGCGCGCCTGCGCGACGAGCCCATGCACGGGGCCGGCGGCCTGGGCGGGCTGGTCCCCGCCTCGCCGCCCCGGGCGTTCGGTCCCGGCCACGCGGTCGACTGGCTGGCGGAGCAGGCCCTGCGCTCGCCGGGGGAGCTGACCCTGGTGGCGATCGGCCCGCTGTCCAACGTGGCCGCCCTGCTCGCCCGCCACCCGCAGGCCGGACCGGCGCTGCGCGAGATCGTCGTCATGGGCGGCGCCGCCTTCGCCCAGGGCAACATCACCCCGGCCGCGGAGTTCAACTTCCACGCCGACCCCGAGGCCGCCCGCTACGTCCTGGAGTCGGGCCTGCCGGTGCGGATCGTGGGCCTGGACGTCACCCGCGCCGCCCTGTACCCGCTGCGCGAGGCCGAGGAGCTGGCGGCGCTGCCCGGCACCGCCGGGATCGCCGGAGCACTGCTGCGCGACTACGCCCTGCGCTACCTGGACCGCTTCGGCGTCGCCGCCGTGCCGGTGCACGACGCGCTGGCGGTGGCCGCCGTCGCCCATCCCGGACTGCTGGGCTGGGAGGAGGGCACCGCCTCGGTGGAGTGCGCCGGAGAACTCACCCGCGGCGCCCTCGTGGCCGACCTGCGCACCCCCGGCCGCGCACGGCACGTGCGCGTGGCCCGCACCGTGGACGCCGACGGGTTCGCCGCCCGCCTCACCGAGGGCATCGCCAGCTACGCCGCAGAACCGAACGACAGCGCGCGGACGCCGTGA
- a CDS encoding adenine deaminase C-terminal domain-containing protein encodes MLTADLLIRGGDVVSVHTGQVWRADVAVVGDAIRAVLPPGTPVEARETVDADGLVVAPGYVDAHMHIESSLLAPAEFARVTLARGTTTVLADAHEIVNVAGREGQAWMIGQGEATGQTMRWAVPSCVPALDGFETAGARLDADDVAEMLDWEGVTTLGEVMDYRAVVSGDPRMGAIIAAARSRGVRLDGHCPNLSGAELGEYLWAGIDSDHCKNTAEVAVEKARLGMLLMLQEKCLTPEVVRALLDLPHLPDFCLVTDDIVVDAIVSTGHLDRVGAVALERGLPPLAVLRALTLQPARRLGLDDRGTVTPGKRADLVLLRSLTELTPVVAIAGGTVVGRDGAPLTGPGPAPEHPFGGTVRIGAPDARAARWRVDLPDGDHAFRALRVNPVDTYTEPDEVVLPVRGGVVHWQGRTAVVAVFERHTGAGGVAFAPVTGQELGAGAFATTYAHDSHNLTVVATSEDALREAAARVVSWGGGMRLVREGGAGAGIALPIGGVMSERPADEVARATRELRAELAAWGWDNRNAFMSLSTLTLAVSPSVKITDRGLVRVVERAWEPATVG; translated from the coding sequence ATGCTCACCGCAGACCTGCTCATCCGCGGCGGAGACGTCGTCTCCGTCCACACCGGCCAGGTGTGGCGGGCCGACGTCGCCGTGGTCGGCGACGCGATCCGCGCGGTGCTGCCGCCGGGCACCCCCGTCGAGGCCCGCGAGACCGTCGACGCCGACGGGCTCGTGGTCGCGCCCGGGTACGTGGACGCGCACATGCACATCGAGAGCTCCCTGCTGGCCCCGGCCGAGTTCGCCCGGGTCACGCTCGCGCGCGGCACCACGACCGTGCTCGCCGACGCCCACGAGATCGTCAACGTCGCCGGGCGCGAGGGGCAGGCGTGGATGATCGGGCAGGGCGAGGCCACCGGGCAGACCATGCGCTGGGCGGTCCCCTCGTGCGTGCCCGCGCTCGACGGGTTCGAGACGGCCGGGGCCCGCCTGGACGCCGACGACGTCGCCGAGATGCTGGACTGGGAGGGGGTCACCACCCTCGGCGAGGTGATGGACTACCGCGCGGTGGTCTCCGGCGACCCCAGGATGGGCGCCATCATCGCCGCGGCCCGCAGCCGGGGCGTGCGCCTGGACGGGCACTGCCCCAACCTGTCCGGCGCCGAGCTGGGCGAGTACCTGTGGGCCGGGATCGACTCCGACCACTGCAAGAACACCGCCGAGGTGGCGGTGGAGAAGGCCCGCCTGGGCATGCTGCTGATGCTCCAGGAGAAGTGCCTGACCCCCGAGGTCGTGCGGGCCCTGCTGGACCTGCCGCACCTGCCCGACTTCTGCCTGGTCACCGACGACATCGTCGTGGACGCCATCGTGAGCACCGGTCACCTGGACCGGGTGGGGGCGGTGGCCCTCGAACGCGGACTGCCCCCGCTGGCGGTGCTGCGGGCGCTCACGCTCCAGCCCGCGCGCAGGCTCGGCCTCGACGACCGGGGGACCGTCACCCCGGGCAAGCGCGCCGACCTGGTCCTGCTGCGCTCGCTCACCGAGCTGACCCCCGTGGTCGCGATCGCCGGCGGCACGGTCGTGGGCCGCGACGGCGCCCCGCTCACCGGACCCGGGCCCGCGCCGGAGCACCCGTTCGGCGGCACGGTGCGCATCGGCGCGCCCGACGCGCGGGCGGCCCGCTGGCGGGTGGACCTGCCCGACGGCGACCACGCCTTCCGGGCGCTGCGGGTGAACCCGGTGGACACCTACACCGAGCCGGACGAGGTCGTGCTGCCCGTGCGCGGGGGAGTGGTGCACTGGCAGGGCAGGACCGCGGTGGTGGCGGTCTTCGAGCGCCACACCGGGGCGGGCGGGGTGGCGTTCGCGCCGGTCACCGGGCAGGAACTGGGCGCGGGGGCCTTCGCCACCACCTACGCCCACGACAGCCACAACCTCACGGTCGTGGCCACGAGCGAGGACGCGCTGCGCGAGGCCGCCGCGCGGGTGGTGTCCTGGGGCGGGGGCATGCGCCTGGTCCGCGAGGGCGGCGCGGGCGCCGGGATCGCCCTGCCCATCGGCGGGGTCATGTCGGAGAGGCCCGCCGACGAGGTCGCCCGGGCCACCCGGGAGCTGCGCGCGGAGCTGGCGGCGTGGGGCTGGGACAACCGCAACGCCTTCATGAGCCTGTCCACGCTGACCCTGGCGGTGTCCCCGAGCGTGAAGATCACCGACCGGGGCCTGGTGCGCGTGGTCGAGCGCGCCTGGGAACCGGCGACGGTGGGCTGA
- a CDS encoding TetR/AcrR family transcriptional regulator has translation MTTDHLPDASRAPHRGRPRDASRDRALMDATLAELELHGYGGLTTAAVARRAGVSTATLYRRWRSKEDLVLGAARDWAENLGPDLDTGALRSDLSRLLHDKAAALEGASGRLLRAVLGEAAHNQALADALFGDFVVPLQERVLAVVERAVARGEIPPVEDPLVVAEMVIGPMVSHTFLVPPAPGASPGHDIADRLLPYLLRALGHREVLDTRTD, from the coding sequence ATGACCACCGACCATCTGCCCGACGCCTCGCGCGCCCCCCACCGGGGCCGACCGCGCGACGCGTCCCGGGACCGCGCGCTGATGGACGCCACCCTCGCCGAGCTCGAACTGCACGGGTACGGCGGCCTGACCACGGCCGCCGTCGCCCGGCGGGCCGGCGTCTCCACCGCCACCCTCTACCGGCGCTGGCGCTCCAAGGAGGACCTGGTGCTGGGAGCCGCCCGGGACTGGGCGGAGAACCTGGGGCCCGACCTCGACACCGGCGCGCTGCGCTCGGACCTGTCCCGGCTCCTGCACGACAAGGCCGCGGCCCTGGAGGGGGCCTCCGGGAGGCTGCTGCGCGCGGTGCTGGGCGAGGCCGCGCACAACCAGGCGCTCGCCGACGCGCTCTTCGGCGACTTCGTGGTGCCGCTCCAGGAACGGGTGCTGGCGGTGGTGGAACGCGCCGTCGCGCGCGGGGAGATCCCGCCGGTGGAGGATCCCCTGGTGGTGGCGGAGATGGTGATCGGCCCGATGGTCAGCCACACGTTCCTGGTGCCGCCCGCGCCCGGCGCCTCCCCCGGCCACGACATCGCCGACCGGCTCCTGCCCTACCTGCTGCGCGCCCTGGGCCACCGGGAGGTCCTGGACACCCGCACCGACTGA